A stretch of Thermodesulfovibrionales bacterium DNA encodes these proteins:
- a CDS encoding thioredoxin domain-containing protein yields the protein MNRLADEKAAYLRHAAHQRIDWYPWSDEAFEKARREDKPVFLSSGAIWCHWCHVMAKECFEDDEIIKLLNENFISIKLDRDERPDIDRRYQHAVAAMGSGGGWPLSVFLTWERKPFFGGTYFPPDDSLGRPGFKRILKALSEFYREKKDEVSSYAEKLHALLKPRPTVLGDVHESMLHEAGKAILSHFDPEHGGFGTAPKFPMPGATEFLVKRSFYGKDDYAVYAVKKTLESMGKGGVYDHLGGGFHRYSTDEAWIIPHFEKMADDNAWLLRNYIDAYCAFGEEFFKAIAEGIVRFVREVLSDPDGGFYASQDADVTPDDEGGYFTWTDDDFRRVLTETEYKVLSMHFLHKKGSMHHDPSKKVLFVSMEPSQIVEKTGMELGQVLAVLKEGKEKLFRERGKREQPFVDKALYTSLNGMFITAFLKAFRVLKKRALKDFALKSLEIIKRKYLVDRELFHSEGVKAQLDDYIYFIEALTEAYEVTGERAYLSQADELMESCIGRFGDKGRGGFLDTEDIVLGTRLKGIEDIPHPSSNAVAVILLDKLSSLTGKEKYRHFALDSLRAFSLKAGELGIHAGYYYCSLDAYLHSLTLSAEVAHESELAEAALSFCRPHVNIRYGEDKGVVVPCRKGKCYEPIDTPEGLRVFLGKPLND from the coding sequence ATGAACAGGCTCGCGGACGAAAAGGCCGCTTACCTGAGGCACGCCGCCCATCAAAGGATAGACTGGTATCCCTGGTCGGATGAAGCATTCGAGAAGGCACGGAGAGAAGATAAGCCGGTATTTCTGAGTTCGGGTGCGATATGGTGTCACTGGTGCCATGTGATGGCGAAGGAGTGTTTTGAGGATGACGAGATCATAAAACTCCTCAACGAGAATTTCATCAGCATAAAACTCGACAGGGACGAAAGACCGGACATCGACAGGAGATATCAGCATGCCGTCGCCGCTATGGGATCCGGAGGCGGCTGGCCGCTGAGCGTTTTTCTCACCTGGGAGAGAAAGCCATTTTTCGGCGGAACCTACTTCCCTCCCGATGACAGCCTCGGAAGACCCGGGTTCAAGAGAATACTAAAGGCGCTGAGCGAATTTTACCGGGAAAAAAAGGATGAAGTTTCTTCCTATGCCGAGAAGCTGCACGCTCTCTTGAAGCCTCGGCCGACGGTCTTGGGGGACGTGCATGAGTCGATGCTACACGAAGCGGGCAAAGCGATTCTCTCGCATTTTGATCCCGAACACGGCGGTTTCGGGACAGCCCCGAAGTTTCCTATGCCGGGCGCGACAGAGTTTCTCGTGAAAAGATCTTTTTACGGCAAGGATGATTATGCGGTCTACGCGGTCAAGAAGACCCTTGAGTCGATGGGGAAGGGGGGCGTTTACGATCATTTGGGCGGCGGGTTCCACCGGTATTCGACCGATGAGGCCTGGATCATCCCTCACTTCGAAAAGATGGCCGATGACAACGCATGGCTCTTGAGGAACTATATTGATGCCTACTGCGCCTTCGGGGAAGAGTTTTTCAAGGCCATTGCGGAGGGCATAGTCAGATTTGTGAGAGAGGTGCTCTCCGACCCTGACGGTGGGTTCTACGCGAGTCAGGACGCTGATGTCACACCCGACGATGAAGGCGGTTATTTCACCTGGACAGACGATGATTTCAGGAGAGTCCTTACCGAAACGGAATACAAGGTGCTTTCGATGCATTTCCTTCACAAGAAGGGGTCGATGCACCACGATCCGTCGAAGAAGGTCCTCTTTGTCTCGATGGAACCTTCTCAAATCGTAGAAAAGACGGGAATGGAACTGGGGCAGGTCCTAGCAGTGCTGAAAGAAGGCAAGGAGAAACTCTTCAGGGAGAGGGGGAAAAGAGAGCAGCCATTCGTCGACAAGGCACTCTACACATCTCTCAATGGCATGTTCATTACCGCTTTTCTCAAGGCATTCAGGGTTTTGAAAAAGAGGGCGTTAAAGGACTTCGCGCTCAAGAGCCTCGAAATCATCAAAAGAAAGTATCTTGTCGACAGAGAACTCTTCCATTCGGAGGGCGTGAAAGCACAGCTCGACGACTACATCTATTTTATTGAAGCGCTTACCGAAGCGTACGAGGTTACCGGAGAAAGGGCGTATCTCAGCCAGGCGGATGAACTCATGGAATCATGCATCGGGAGATTCGGTGACAAAGGCAGAGGGGGTTTTCTTGATACTGAAGATATCGTTCTCGGCACGAGGCTTAAGGGGATAGAAGATATTCCGCATCCCTCGTCAAATGCGGTCGCCGTGATCCTTCTGGACAAGCTTTCATCATTGACGGGAAAGGAGAAATACCGTCACTTTGCACTCGACTCATTACGCGCTTTTTCTCTGAAGGCGGGGGAGCTGGGTATTCATGCGGGATACTATTACTGCTCGCTCGACGCCTATCTTCATTCCCTTACGCTATCGGCAGAGGTAGCTCACGAAAGTGAACTTGCGGAGGCCGCTCTTTCCTTCTGCCGCCCCCACGTCAATATCCGATACGGGGAGGATAAGGGGGTTGTCGTTCCTTGCCGGAAAGGCAAATGCTATGAGCCGATCGATACTCCTGAAGGGCTCAGGGTGTTTCTCGGGAAGCCGCTCAACGATTGA
- a CDS encoding type 1 glutamine amidotransferase domain-containing protein, translating into MKALMLSADNFEDTELLVPYYRLKEEGIDVDVASLKKGRIKGKHGYDVDVTKTFREVDTDDYDILVLPGGKAPEAVRREGEAIRIAKDFFRKNKPVSAICHGPQTLISAGLLKGRHATCYRSVAPEMKEAGALYEDKEVVVDGNLVTSREPSDLPAFLRETMKKLRG; encoded by the coding sequence ATGAAGGCATTAATGTTGAGCGCCGACAATTTTGAGGACACGGAACTCCTCGTTCCCTATTACCGCCTGAAGGAGGAAGGGATCGATGTGGATGTTGCGTCTCTGAAGAAAGGCAGGATAAAAGGCAAGCACGGTTATGATGTGGATGTGACGAAAACCTTTCGGGAGGTCGATACCGACGACTATGACATCCTCGTACTTCCAGGCGGAAAGGCGCCGGAAGCCGTAAGAAGAGAGGGCGAGGCGATCAGGATTGCGAAAGATTTTTTCCGGAAAAACAAACCCGTTTCCGCCATATGCCACGGGCCGCAGACGCTGATATCGGCAGGGTTGCTGAAGGGAAGGCACGCGACCTGTTACCGGTCCGTTGCTCCCGAGATGAAGGAAGCGGGAGCCCTTTACGAGGATAAGGAGGTTGTGGTTGACGGGAATCTTGTGACATCGAGGGAGCCCTCCGACCTGCCTGCTTTTCTGAGAGAGACAATGAAGAAGTTGAGGGGATGA
- a CDS encoding cytochrome P460 family protein, with amino-acid sequence MKKILSGLLALAIVSGFCLTAYAIHEIIPSETRVAEPEPDAEKLNEYIVKYNPYRAWELWPGKGRLYKGTEPHGAFLTTFVNPAAYFSVKNRSGMADGSLIVKENYGADKKFVALTVMYKVKGYNPVAGNWFWAKYAPDGKVLASGKVDACIGCHGTEMSNDYIMTGVVK; translated from the coding sequence ATGAAAAAGATTTTGAGCGGTCTCTTGGCGCTGGCGATCGTCAGCGGATTCTGCCTGACGGCATATGCGATCCATGAGATCATACCCTCGGAGACGCGGGTCGCTGAGCCGGAACCTGACGCGGAGAAGCTTAACGAGTACATCGTGAAATATAACCCCTACCGGGCGTGGGAACTCTGGCCGGGGAAGGGGCGGCTCTATAAGGGAACGGAACCCCACGGCGCATTCCTCACAACCTTCGTGAATCCGGCTGCATACTTTTCGGTAAAGAACCGTTCGGGCATGGCCGACGGCTCTCTCATCGTCAAGGAGAACTACGGTGCCGACAAGAAATTTGTTGCCCTTACCGTAATGTACAAGGTGAAAGGCTATAACCCCGTGGCGGGAAACTGGTTCTGGGCAAAGTATGCGCCTGATGGGAAGGTCCTGGCATCGGGAAAGGTCGATGCCTGCATAGGCTGCCACGGGACAGAGATGAGTAACGACTATATCATGACCGGGGTGGTGAAATAA
- a CDS encoding universal stress protein, giving the protein MKNILIAIDDSPCALRAVGYVGQQFSGMGDLEITLFHVLPYVPAGFWDDGHILTAGEREERKKVVDRWLSNQTLKLDPLFREAVKILTGKGIGQERITIRSVSDSTDVAGSILEEAQSGGYQTLVMGRCGRSQAERRLMGSVTTKVVNHGAGIAVCIVE; this is encoded by the coding sequence ATGAAAAATATCTTGATTGCCATCGACGACTCGCCGTGTGCATTGAGAGCCGTGGGGTATGTGGGCCAGCAGTTTTCGGGCATGGGAGATCTCGAGATAACCCTCTTTCACGTCCTGCCGTACGTGCCTGCCGGTTTTTGGGACGACGGCCACATCCTGACCGCAGGGGAACGGGAGGAGAGGAAGAAGGTCGTCGACCGCTGGTTGTCAAATCAGACCTTGAAACTCGATCCGCTCTTTCGGGAGGCAGTCAAGATACTGACCGGAAAGGGTATCGGTCAGGAGCGGATAACCATCAGGTCAGTGTCCGACTCGACCGATGTGGCGGGAAGCATTCTCGAGGAAGCGCAATCTGGGGGATATCAGACTCTTGTCATGGGGCGGTGCGGCAGATCTCAGGCTGAACGGAGACTTATGGGCAGCGTTACAACCAAGGTCGTCAACCATGGGGCGGGTATCGCCGTCTGTATTGTCGAGTAG